TTTCCATGCTTGAAGGAAAATGGGTCCATCGTGGTTCTGGGAGCAAACTGGTCGGGCCAGTGCGACGTCCCGGAGCCCAATGTGGACTTTGTATCCACCGCTGAGGGCTATGGTCACACCGTGGGCCTCAAGGCCGATGGATCCATTGTTGCCTGGGGAAGCAACTCGAATGGCCAGTGCGATGTCCCGGAACCCAACACAGGTTTTGTGGCTGTGGCGGGAGGAGGCGATCACAATCTGGGTCTAAAGGTGGATGGGTCCCTGGTTGCCTGGGGAGACAACGAGCATGGCCAGTCAACGTTGCCGGAACCCAGCACGGATTTTGTGGCCATAGCCTGTGGCACGGCTCACAGTCTGGGCCTCAAGGCCAATGGATCCATCGTGGCCTGGGGATTGAATGACGACGGCCAATGCACCATCCCGGCACCCAATACCGGTTTCGTGGCCGTTTCGGGTTGCCATACCCACAGTCTGGGCCTGAAGTCGGATGGGTCCATCATTGCCTGGGGACGGAATGAATACGGCGAATGCAACGTTCCAGCGCCCAACACGGATTTTGTGGCGATCTCGTGTGGCACTGGGCACAGTCTGGGGCTGAAAGCCGACGGTTCCATCGTGGCCTGGGGCAGCGATGAAGAAGGCAAATGCACGGTCCCGGAGCCGAACACGGGTTTTGTGGCACTCGCGGCAGGGCAGTTCGCCAGCATCGGCATCCGGTCCCATGCGACGGGGGTGCCGGAGATGGAAGACCGCGTGCAACCTGTCACCACCACTCTGCACATCGAATCCCTTTCGCCGAACCCCTTCAACCCATCCACCCTGGTGACATTCGAGATACGTCGTCCCGGGCCCGTGACTCTGACCGTGCATGACATCAGCGGGCGCCTTGTGTGCTCGCTGGATCTTGGCGCCCTGCCCGCGGGACATCACCAGATCCGCTGGGACGGACGCAACAGCGCCGGGCAGAATGTGGCGTCTGGCATGTATCTGATGCGCCTGGAAGGGGCGGACGGGGCGTCGGCGACAGCCAAAGCACTGCTCGTTCGCTGAGGGTGGCCGCGCGGTGTCAACAGAAAGTGGCGCCGTGTCGACATGGATCGCAGGGTGCAACCGGCATGGCAGTGATTCCTTCACTCGCATCAGCGGGGGATCGTAACCATTCGCGTCATAATGGACCAGAAGTGTCTTGCCCCGCGTGACGGCCTCCATGCCCGCAGCACAAAAGCCTGACAAGCAAGGTCCCACATGTCCGCCCGTGGATTCCCCACGGGCTACGGATGTGTGATGCCCCATTCGGGGCTTGGCTGGCAGCGATTGTGTGCCGGGGCGAAGCCATGATCACCTTCCCTCGCGCCAGCGGGGGAAGGCACGCCGAAGGCGTGATGGGATGGGGGCCATGTGTGGCTTGGCGCAGATGATGTGTGGAATGATGAATGCGACACAACCCAAAGCTTCGCTTTGGGCTGAGGAAACAGTGCCCCTGCGGGGCGTCCTATTTCAGCAGCAGGAGCTTCTGCGTCCGCGAATCAACGCCTGCGGCAAGCTCCACGATGTACACCCCGCTGGCCAAGTCACTGGCATCCCATCGCACATGGTGCTCGCCCGCGCTCTCCAGTTCGGAAACGAGTGTCCGCACCTTCTGCCCCAGCACATTGTATACGGACAGTTCAACCTGCAGCGGGCGGTTGAGGACATAGCCCAGAGTGGTCACGGGATTGAAGGGATTGGGGAACGCCGGCCGCAGTTCGAAGCTGCCCGGATGCGCCTGAGGTTCCTTGAGCGGTGCACGCACGGCCACCAGGTGATCCAGCGTGCCCGCATGGGGTCCACCGGTGTAGCCGATGTCGTTGCGCAAGGTGCCCTGGCTGGGCCAGAGGGCGAATCCGGGGTTGTCGGGGTCTTCGATGTCGTTGTAGGATTCGTCCGGGTGGCCGGCGTCAATGGCCGGGGAGATGGGCGCGAGCCAAGGGGCGCCCAACTCCTCATCGAACAGCGGATTGACTCCGACTTGGTTGCCGCTACCTGGTACCGGTTCCTGGACGATGTTGTACTCCCAGGATTGGGAAGTGGGTTCTTCGAGCTCAATCCACTGGTCGTACTCGTTGTCGTGAAACACGCTGTTGCGCACAATCAAAGTGGCCGGATTCCACAAGTTGATCAGGTGTCGGATGTTGCTGCAGCCAACAACCGTCACATTGTCCAACTCGATTGTCGGGGTCAGATTCTGGCTTTCACCCCACGCCCAGATAAACGCTTGCTTGCTGTAGTGTCGTTGGTCGAGTGGCAACCAGTTCGCGCCGCCAA
This window of the Candidatus Delongbacteria bacterium genome carries:
- a CDS encoding T9SS type A sorting domain-containing protein; translated protein: MLFENNRVDDLDVYTDVWPEYEPGENEGREFMAWSVDTMVVRNLTVRNSRMDNPIPEVSASDGIGYSGPGFTVWLNSDYLDARGILLENCDDGGIWFGSQGLIEGAILRNVKRTAFGITGNSGSRVLRNVHVENMLGGANWLPLDQRHYSKQAFIWAWGESQNLTPTIELDNVTVVGCSNIRHLINLWNPATLIVRNSVFHDNEYDQWIELEEPTSQSWEYNIVQEPVPGSGNQVGVNPLFDEELGAPWLAPISPAIDAGHPDESYNDIEDPDNPGFALWPSQGTLRNDIGYTGGPHAGTLDHLVAVRAPLKEPQAHPGSFELRPAFPNPFNPVTTLGYVLNRPLQVELSVYNVLGQKVRTLVSELESAGEHHVRWDASDLASGVYIVELAAGVDSRTQKLLLLK
- a CDS encoding T9SS type A sorting domain-containing protein is translated as MKKPAITFCLLCLAPILTTCPVLAQDSGSLVSWGGMVVVEPDALEGLVALSAGSYHNLGISDNGSIVAWGANWYGISTPPDPNTGYAAIAGGMYQCLGLTHDGSIVAWGSNLYGECDVPEPNTDFVAVAAGETYSMGLKADSSIVVWGTDSAGHFSVPEPNTDFVSIASGTYHCLGLRAEGSVAAWGWNSNGECDVPEPNTDFVALAGGETHSLGLKADGSIVAWGDNNFGQLELPEPNTGFVAIAAGGYHNLGLKADGSIVAWGSNNDGQCNVPEPNSDFEVLSAGARHSLGMKSDGTVAIWGSNDQYQCNVPVPNVGFVSVAQGVWNFPCLKENGSIVVLGANWSGQCDVPEPNVDFVSTAEGYGHTVGLKADGSIVAWGSNSNGQCDVPEPNTGFVAVAGGGDHNLGLKVDGSLVAWGDNEHGQSTLPEPSTDFVAIACGTAHSLGLKANGSIVAWGLNDDGQCTIPAPNTGFVAVSGCHTHSLGLKSDGSIIAWGRNEYGECNVPAPNTDFVAISCGTGHSLGLKADGSIVAWGSDEEGKCTVPEPNTGFVALAAGQFASIGIRSHATGVPEMEDRVQPVTTTLHIESLSPNPFNPSTLVTFEIRRPGPVTLTVHDISGRLVCSLDLGALPAGHHQIRWDGRNSAGQNVASGMYLMRLEGADGASATAKALLVR